The DNA region TAGTCATCAAAGCATCGGTTGATAACCGATGTTTTGCTTGCTATATATGATGGCGTCCAAGAGCAATCGGGGGCAAGCGAGAAGTGCATAAGGTGAGGGGATAAGAGAAAGAGCAGAGAGCCAAAGCAGAACAtcctgggatttggttcgtgaaccTTGAAGTGCTTTTCGGTTActcgtgatcgtgcttccgacagcggcagTGTCTTCGTCGACCAACGTCTTCTTCTgcgatttcttcgggagatcactatgAGTGATTATAGTTTGATTTCAtttttgtttcatgctctcaaagaaaccaacaatggtatcagagcattttTGAAAGCATGTAAATCCCTGCGCGGTTGAGGAATCGCGATCGCTCATGGAGAAATCGCGAAGTTGCGATTTTTGGGATCTCTGCCAGATCCTGTTTCTACGATTTTCCACCTGAAATCGTGTAGTCCTCGGCGGCATAGAGTCGCGACAAAGGAGTGCCAGCGATCATGTTTTAATACCGATGAAAGTCGGTCGCGGGAAGAATCGCAATTGTCGCGAGATAGAAGATGAACAGTGcacgttttttttttcaatcgattcatgcattttgaatcgattgagaaGGAAAATGAATCGATTAAGATCATGACACAATGACTTAATCGATTCATCAATCGagtgaaaagaaaaagaaacgggATAAACAGTGCTTCGTTTTGACAGACGAAGCAcagtgaattaaaaaaaaaaagaagcaaaatGCACCGTGCGTGTTTGttttgtttcttctcttcttcacaCATATAAACTAGTGCATGTTTAAAGTTTAAttgaatatatttattaattaattaaatacatagggaaatatattattaattaataaataaatatttaattaatttatgattcaatttattgaaaattgaacCAGACCAGTTTGTCCAATCAAACCCAGGTCTGAcctaaattattagttgatttaagtaGACCAGATTGATTCAATAATACCtagatctggttcaaattatttgttagtttaaccagttcgatttattattgaattaattggggggTTTTTGTTTACTaagttgggctgatcaaatatgactagattagttctgttgtgtcagatttgatcaaaaagattagatttattctaatgggtcagacttaatccaatgggcattggatgaatcaaatggacctaagtttgatcaataagtccgAGAATGACTCAAATGAgtttaaacaataacagaacataagtTTGAAATCTATGTCAAAttggattagttctaatgaggacgaTAGACTAAGCTTAAGATTCAGATTCCTGATCGATCGATATAATGTGTCGGTCACATGAGATTccccaaataaagaaaatttatttttcttaattgcttgtgcattctgtatatatttgttctatatgtgggaattgaaGATGATCGATTTTTGTTACTGGTCTATCTGTCTTGTActgacatcatgattttcaattTTAGAACAATATACACGATGAATGGTGgctatgaacgacaacatgagaTATGGGAGGAGTTAGAAGCTGGAATATGACCCAGATCACGGAGTCGGTAGGCTTATTCGTCGGCTCGATTGGCTATTCTGGAATCTAGAGCAAGAAGAGTATCCAGTCCAGGACCAAGAAAGAAGATGGGCTATGGTTTATTCATTGTCAGAACATCTTAGGTAGAAtacattccaactttgggatgattatgaagggcacatctcatattcagagatgtgcagatagttacttcatttggaatggggtcctgaagaatctgaagaggatcaAGATCCCAAAGAAATAAACttcgaagaatttgaagaggatccgGAAATGGATCCTtaagattttgaggaggatccaaatcctacagaatctgaggaggatctagaaatggatcctgaagattttgaggaggatccagagatggaACTCGAGGAGGATGTAGAGATGGATCTCGAAGAATCAGAGGAGAATCCTCAAGAGTGTGTAGAAAATCCAGAAATAGATATGATGGATACGTCTGAGGCTGATCCACCCATCATAGAGTCCGGGATAAACGGGATACAATTGCCCACTactctagcatttatcctagtgggagtagtgatagcttatctatgttactagtgttctgtttactgtcgttataTACGAACAGTGTTAGCCCATTTAgtgtttgagtcatgtaataatttttatCGTTATGTACGAATAGAGTTATGATAAATAAACaattatgttatgtgttaactaaCTTACTCATGATTAGTCCATGtgaatatgattagttcatatatccatatgattagttcatatgaaaaatgatcagtttattttaataatgattcattCATTAGATGAGATGTGTATAATATGATTGATCAATATTGGTTaaattagaacatacaaatgatgagtcgaaacaatgttatcacttgattttgtaaactaactctaatttacgctgagtcaataaataattgcacatatatgaattacactgaaataataaataatttatttatttatgtagatcatgacaactaaaaaacatcatagctgaactcaataagggtgagacaTTATATGGGAATAACTACAAAATCCGGcatctcaagatacaatacgttcttgaagaacaagaagttctagaggttgtgAATCAATTCATAgaggaaccggttgatggttctacagtacaacacagacgtgaccttgatgcctataaagcatggaaaaggaaggactccattgctaagggtatattgattagttcaatggttgaTGACCTGATATTTGAGTATAAGCCATTATCATCTGCTCATGCTGTCTGCGTAGCCCTTAGAGAAAAGTACAGTAGAGTTAGTCTCaataagctccgtcagctaacaattatatttgatagctataaaaaacgcttgaatgttaccatggcccaacatctcagggaggtGGGTatcatgattcgagagcttaagactgatGGTCATGCGTTGAccaatgaacaacaggttcaagcagttatccgttcccttcttgattcttgggaaacgatgaaacagaatttgacccatagtgagagtatcaaaacTTTCACCAATGTCTCAAACCATGTTGAAcatgaggcggagaggattgaatccacaAGGATTTCTGATCAAGCTTTTATAGCTGAAGGTTctagttccaagaataagaaaagatagcttaagaaaggaaagggaaaaggaaagaaggctagtgttgttgttgttaaaaaccaaatcaagaagaaaggaaagagatatggacaaaaacctaggagcaagttgacctacttcaactgtggcaagaagggtcattttgttCGTGGTTGtattgagcctaaaaaggtagatccatctctatcttctttccatgagcatcatgttgcaagtacagtgttgttagctgattcgtattctttgtggattgtagattcaggagcaacgaacaaCGTAACACGTGATCGAGCTATATATGTGGAGTAACGTCAGGTACCAGctgacaacaaatggatatatgtgggaaacaatgtaagaattaaagtcaaaggaattgacacttgcaaactcaatctATGTGGTGAGCGTACCCTGTTTCTACATGACAttctgtatgctcctgagattcgacggaatctggtttccgtcatttgtcttcttgatttaggttattgtttaaatttttatagccgttgtgtggaacttcgaattaactttgtgttaattgggcatggttatgtaacaaatgattttatagttcttgatatagaaccaaataataatgatggttgttttttcaaacattgctctaatgctgatgttaatgatgagatttggcatgttaaattaggacatataggacaagaacaaatgaatagattagctaaggagggtcttttagacactcatgctaagattaacttgtcaatatgtgagcattgtcttgctggaaagacaaCTCAAAAACCATTTGGCAAGGCTATTAGGGCTAAATCACcgttgcaattaattcattcggatatttgtggttcaATGAATATGAAAgctagaaatgagagttcttatttcattacatttattgatgacttcacacattttggtcacgtgtatttgatttctcataaatatgaagcattagattgctttattcgctacttgaacgaagttgagaatcaattggaacgtaaggttaaaaccttacgcactgaccgtgaaggtgaatatttgtctgattgataaaaggatgttctaggagttttggtttctttgtaatattaatcaatgtaaatgatctaccaaaccttattcctcaattgtccttcATTTGTAGAAGATcatcgattctctcttgcaatagacaaccgacctagcactaaaatctatatctaatgtgatcaattaggaatgattcctatgatgtccttacacgggcttgcctgtcacgtgcgcccctcagataatcaacatagaaattcattacttctcaaccatatcaagatataaaagattaatgcatacagtctatcctatccccttgaatgaccttatttcaccttcaagattatccctcaattgtccttacatgggcttatCTATCACGTacatccctcggataatcgaatgaggaattacctttacaagatccacaagatactcaAATATTTAATCAAGTATGCTAGTTAAgtccaatcacaacaatccacacaagatcaaatagatacaaacaagacaaaattatagaaataggaaattgacaaatccataagagtttacatcaaatcatattacaaatactccctccatcataGAATaaggagatctaatccatagaacaagaaaagaaacccaaagacaagaagatcacaaACATTTTGAtcccaaaatccaagaagagaaagagaagaaaagcttatctacgatgaagaacggtcttcggatccaatcctcgttcttggagtcgattcgttgaagatctgcccttagatcgccgaaaaatccctccaagaaggtagGAAATCGCCCAAATCTTGTTTTCTCCCAAAGGGAGAACTCCCCCTTCAAATGATGAAAGAACACTTATATAGAGCAGAgattttgggcgccacacgaccccgagacccggctgtgtgtgagacacggcctagGTCATTCTCTTCACTGCCCATCTCTCACGGGCATGTGATGCACACGGTCGTGACATGTTCTGCCACTGCCATCCTTGCAcgatcgtgtagatctacacggcttgTGTTACCTCCAGTTCTGGAACTCATGCACGACCGCGTCTAGGACACGACCAGGGTTTGTTTGGCTTCTAGAaggcttgcacgaccgtgtatatCTACACGGTCGTGGCTCTCTTGGCTTCAAactttgcacggtcgtgtgatgcacacaCGGTCGTGACATTCTCCTTTTCTGCAGAAGCTACACGGGTGATCATCACCACACGACCTGGACACTTCTCTGCTCTGCCAATGCTGCATAGGTGACCATCACTACACGACCCAAGTCATTCTCCCAAACATGGCCGTGTGGCACTTCCAAGATGGTGTCTTCCTTCTTATGttagcttgcagatttggcctcgatcataaattcttctccaaatacgactcctgtgtacagaaaatgcacaaaagaagatctctgaacaaaaagagtaaatatgataaaagcaaagctggaagtatgaaaatgcatagataaagcatgtgcaaaatatgtgaatgtgcgtcaaaatatgctaaataagtgtatacaatctacgcacatcactgatcagttcaagacaatatgtaatgagaaagggattattagatagctaactatccctggaactccacaataAAATGGGATTGCTGAAAAAGAAATAGGActtttcttgaaatggttaggtctataatggcgcaggctaatttgccaaaCTCCTATtgaggagatgcattattagttgcggcctatatacttaacaaagtgtcttcaaagttatttacatctaccccacatgaacgttggataaACAGAAAGCcaaatttgagtaatctgagaccttgggggtcagctgcctacgttcatgataagactcacaaatatgaaaaattaggacaCATAGGTAaaaaagtgtatctttataaggtattctgagacttttaagggttatatttttattggtgagcgacaagatggaaccatctctgaaatagagtcaagagatgctacttttcttgaaactgagttcccaacacgaggtgaagttgataaaacaatttctctatatgagatagaggaggaggataatgttcttttataaacaaatcaggagatgtctGAATCTAGCCAACCTAGTGAGAGTAATTtgtcactgaatgagtcagtttcttaaCAGTCTAACCTACGAAGAAGTAGTCTTCAGATTATttctcggagaaggtttgatattgagaatgagacattgatgAATCTCCCAGTTGATGACGAAGAACCTCGAAcaattgaggaagctttgagaagctcagtaagagaaaaatagaaaattgtaatggatgaggaaatggagtcaatgagaaagaatcaagtttgggatttgtcgatcttcctccgggccgaagggctattgggaataagtggattctcaaaataaataagaaagaagatggatcgattaatcgatacaaatctcgattagttgcaaaaggatatacccaaatgtagggtattgactttgaagagacattctccccagttatgaagtttgtgtcaatacgtgtcatcctagctatagtagcacaatttgacatagaattacatcagatggatgtaaaaatgacttttcttaatggtaatcttgacgaagaaatctatatagtACAACCAGAATGTTACGTTGCTGAACggcaagagaaaagagtatgtagacttagaaagtctatatatgagttaaagcaagcgtcaagataatagaacataagatttaatgaagtcattttgtcttatgatttcgaaatgatcaatgaggatcattgtgtttaccttagaaagaaaaaaagaaaaatttgtcattttatcattatatgttgattatatGCTAATAgatggaagtgacataaagtgtgtgataaaagtcAAATGTTGGCTTTCAtctcaatttgacataatagatatgggggAAGCAGAGTACattttaggagtgaagatcattagagatcgatcaaaaaaacttttgagtttgtctcaagaagcttatatcactaagatgctacaacacttcaatatgtcagattacaATATCGAGCAGATGCCTATAACGAaaggtactgttttgagcaaaagtatgtatcccaagactcctgagaaaATAGTCGAAATGAAGAAAAACCCATATGCTaatgctattggtagtttaatgtacactatgttgtgtactcatcctgatataagctatgttgttggcttagttagttgtttctagtcaaacccaggatcgagacactggaaatcgataaagaggatattcagatatctcaaaggaacagtgATTATtacctctgtttccaaggatcagatatgagcctaagtggttacacagatgcagattcggcaggggaccttgatgatagaaaatccacatctggctatatcttcttgctgaatggtggcgtcatctcatggaacaacaagaagcaggcttgtgtagcatTGTCGACAATTGAAGTTGAGTATATGGCTTGCGCAGTGGCTGTGCAAGaggttgtctggctaagaaggttcctgaagcttCTGAAAATTGCTGTGGATAGTGGGAGTGCTTTTACAGTGTACTGTGACAATCAAGCTGCAAtaactttttccaaggatcctaaatatcacagcaaaggcagtatatagaaattaagtataattttgtaagggatattgttgacaagaaaaaggtaattcttgagtatatccctacacgaaatatgtttgctgatccttttactaagccattgactaaagagtcattttatGGACATATGaaatctttgggacttcgaagaatgtaacttattgtaaagacattttgataaatgaaaaatgtcatgatctattaagtgtatatgtctttgttatatTCGAATAAAGTCtcgatgagcatgttggcagattgagattgatccactcacatagacaatcatctctatttgttaagtacaaatagaggtaagaccgttgcttatgggataACTTATGTAGCTATGAATACAGACATACTcgtaagttaaggtcgccttgataattgtatcaagatgagatcatttatgtaatgatcagagtaaatgcaccaaccatttactgaatctgcttaaggccagattggaattcatatgttgaatttaggattggacattaagtatgtctagatcgaaatctgtacgaggttaaactttgggaaaaacatgcactcttttttagtaaagaaaataacattgtaacatgtgattcataccacatgtgctatggcgacaagaagggtagtaagagaatggatccctgcttctctactatgtgagacctttgagattataagttaatctcaatcttaccctaagtgactatttagttgtttacttgaagttctgatcagtgtctatTACTTTACTATGTTTCCTGTTGACTatagatgattcggtctatggagcataactaggaaagcgactaattagaatgaatagattctagctaaaaaggaagattaagattgatttgcatctgtgacatttattcattggtaccagttatatttttagttcagtacataaaatataattgtgaataatttgtttaattggAGATATCGAACATGCTCTTAACATATAGtaaatatgagggattagagatgttcataatgatgtaaataatttaatctaggaTAAAGGCAAGTCattgatgtctctgattcgttctaaaGAGctactatgtaaggtgtaacaatcttcctAGCAATAAACGCTCAGTATGCttgttgtcgcacgaaccattttccctaatgtatggaatggatgttcttatatggtctttgtgactaattaatgctctagtcttcgtgacttgattatcataaagtctatgtgacttatttggtctttgtgactaattaattttacTTTGGTTTTCGTGACCCGATCGTCAAATAGTCTATATGACTTAATCAATCTTTGTAACCAATTAATATTTGGCTTTGACATTATGACATGGTTACCTCGTAGTATATGTGATTGACATGatctatgtgaccatataaccttatggattgatttggatgagtgggagatgttaaacgttgcatcagttgcaacgtcaggaagatgaaggggtgcccattcaccttcatcttcctccattgaaagccAGCTATCAAAGCATCGGTTGGTAACTGATATTTTACTTGCTATATATGATGGCGTCCAAGAGCAATCGGGGGCAAGCGAGAAGTGCATAAGGTGAGGGGATAAGAGAAAGagcagagagtcaaagcagaacattttgggatttggttcgtgaaccttgaagcgctTTCCAATTATTCATGATCATACTTCTGACAACGGCAGTGTCTTCGTCAACCAACGTCTTCTTCTACGATTTTTTCAAGAGATCATTATGAGTAATTATAGTTTGATTTCACTTTTATTTCATGCTCTCAAAGAAACCAACAATAACAATGTAATCCTAGATAGAAGGGTATTTTTAGTATAAAAGGAAAATCCATCTGACGGTTAGTTAAAGGTAAGACGACgcctttaatttttaatttgacgcTATATTATATGTATCTCATAATTGATTTTCTGAGATATATCTctttgagaaaaaaaaacttgGATATATTTATTTATCCAAGGACCACCAAATGCAATACAGTAGAGAGTCGAGACGCACTAAGTACCTCTCTCTATATAAATATATGTGTATGGTTTTGGTGGTCCTTGGACAACTCCATTTGATCTATACTGCTATACATGAGCTGAAAGCCACAAGTCATGGCTGCCGTGATGCCTATGCACACTTGTGACAATGAAGTGCCAAAAAGTAATTAGTCAAATTTACTACTCAGATCTACTACtgccgatcgatcgatcgattataAATCAACCAATTAAGTACGCACGGTGCAGTATAATTCACTTACAAGAagcttaattttatttgttactGATCAATTCATCAGGATTAATTGCCTACCAGGAAGGAAGCTGCGCATGCAGGCAGGCAGGCAGGCGTTACCTCATGCATGCTGAGCCACCAACAGGCCCGCCGGACATGCATGCCTGCCATCGTATGTGAGGACCAACGAGAGACGGACGAAGGAAGGAGATGGTAGCGGACAAGCTCCGGGGAGAGGAACGATGCATGAGCTGCCACTGCCACTGCGTGGGGACGCCGATGGCGATGGCGATGGCGACGGCGACACCCCCGCCAGTACTGTCACGCCTTCCTCCTCGGCCACCGCCACCAGCAGCAGGCCTAGCGGCAAGCACAACAAAtcataataattaatttaataaattttaaattaaattatttatttaatttattgcaTTTCGGTTGAAGGGCCTACGTCATCAGTTACGCATGGGGTGGTCCCGGTTTTAATACGTAGACCATTAGGAATCAATTAATCTATGGATTAACGATGTGTGGGGCCCAGTGATGACTACGAATCAGGGAGAAGGTATGGATGGTATGATATTTGCTGTCCACTAACGGCTTCTGGAGGCCAagcaataattaattaattatacgaGGGCCCCAGTCTGGTGGTACTAATAACTATACCACACAGCATGTGAGCCATCCCTAGCCATAGAAGAGAAACGTGCCTTACCCAATAACACACACCTCTGATCTCTTCCGGTCCGCCggagatcgatcgatcgatcggtcgACCACCGTCGCGGAAGTTTCTGGAATCTTCTGGGAGGCTGTACGCCCTTTGGGATTCCGGCGGAATGCAGGACTTCCGTCCCTTTTCCGGCCGCGTCTTCGGCGGTGGCGGATGGCCGGCGGCGCAGCACCAGCAGCAACCGGCGAAGTGCCCCCGTTGCGAGTCGACCAACACCAAGTTCTGCTACTACAATAACTACAACCTCGCGCAGCCCCGGCACTTCTGCAAGGCCTGCCGCCGGTACTGGACCAAGGGCGGCGTCCTCCGTAACGTCCCCGTCGGCGGCGGATGCCGCAAGTCCAAGCgcccatcctcctcctcctcctccaaagCCACCTCGCAGCCTTCCGCTAACGCCGACGCCCCATCCGACAGCCCCCGGCATCGCCGCCCCCGCCTTCTTTCCTTCTCCTCCGATTCGATAACCGACATCTCCGCGGTGGTCGCCACTCCCTCCTCCGTCCCTGTCTGCGATCCGACTCCCCCCGACCCTCCCCCGGAGCCCTTGGCCCCTCCTTTTTGCCCGGCGCCCGAAATCTTTCCGGATCCGCCGCCGATGGGGCTCGGCTTCTCCGATCCGCCGCGGGCCAAAGCGAAGGCCGCACCGTCCGTGGATCAGGCTGTGC from Zingiber officinale cultivar Zhangliang chromosome 4B, Zo_v1.1, whole genome shotgun sequence includes:
- the LOC121974492 gene encoding dof zinc finger protein 4-like; the protein is MQDFRPFSGRVFGGGGWPAAQHQQQPAKCPRCESTNTKFCYYNNYNLAQPRHFCKACRRYWTKGGVLRNVPVGGGCRKSKRPSSSSSSKATSQPSANADAPSDSPRHRRPRLLSFSSDSITDISAVVATPSSVPVCDPTPPDPPPEPLAPPFCPAPEIFPDPPPMGLGFSDPPRAKAKAAPSVDQAVPADPTPRGGGTVAWAGGGLDPQLFDLASAVDPSAYWNQSHWMDADHTLYLP